The sequence AAGTACCCCCGAGGCAACAGCGTACAAGATCAATGGTGCCTTGCAGGAGAATAAGGATCAAGCACAACAGATTCAGAAGATGCAACGCCATTACCTGGAACTCTATCAGCTCCCTTTGGCATTGGCTCTTCTCTTGTTCTTTATAGTCCACACGCGCGCTGTCAAATACCTGCTCCTGCTCTTTACACTTTTGGGAGTACAGGCCGAAGCTTCCATGCTGGACAACTACCATCTGAACCGTGCCTACAAAAGCTACCAAGCCTCTGATCTCAATGAGACAAAAAAACAGCTACAGCAGATAAAGGTCCGTTCCTTGCAGAGCCAAATCGTGCTGGCAAATACCTACTACAAACAGCGCGCCTTTAAAAAAGCGATCCAAACCTACAAATCCATCCGCTCCACCTCTCCAAAGATAAAGCAGCAACTCTATTACAACACTGCCAATGCCTATGCCATGTTAGAATCGTACGATAAAGCCAAAATCTACTATACTAAAGCCTTACAGTTAGGTGAAGATCCGGATGCTGAACATAACCTGAAGCTGGTTGCACTTCTCAGCGACAAAAAAAGTGCAGATCTTGGTATCGCCCACCCGAAATCACAAGACTCCTCTTCAAGCAAAAGTGAGTCACAAGAAGAGACCAAAGAGTCAAAAAGTGAAGATGAACCCAGTTCCGGAAGCGGCGGGGGCGGAGAGAGCCAAACGCAAAAAGAACAGGAAAAGAACAAGCTGTTAGATGCAGGAGAGCAGGAGCAGCACCCGCTGGGCTCCAAAGTCT is a genomic window of Sulfurovum sp. XGS-02 containing:
- a CDS encoding VWA domain-containing protein produces the protein MTLLYPSFLWLLIPLALLLWYRSRKLIPLVHLIILMLIVLSLARPVQEEALQEASIEAKDIIIALDVSYSMKAKDITPTRYDFAKETIAALLQANPGDNIMLIAFTTNPLLLSPPTTDHTLINIALENLNPEFILTKGTSLEKLFKRLASMKMEHKNLILITDGGEEEDLDKLTTLLQTSDISLTVLALGTTQGTTIENKDGSLLKDKDDNLVISRVNPLLESLSSSVSGTYLTASSTPEATAYKINGALQENKDQAQQIQKMQRHYLELYQLPLALALLLFFIVHTRAVKYLLLLFTLLGVQAEASMLDNYHLNRAYKSYQASDLNETKKQLQQIKVRSLQSQIVLANTYYKQRAFKKAIQTYKSIRSTSPKIKQQLYYNTANAYAMLESYDKAKIYYTKALQLGEDPDAEHNLKLVALLSDKKSADLGIAHPKSQDSSSSKSESQEETKESKSEDEPSSGSGGGGESQTQKEQEKNKLLDAGEQEQHPLGSKVYELINKGYIRETQPW